In Aegilops tauschii subsp. strangulata cultivar AL8/78 chromosome 3, Aet v6.0, whole genome shotgun sequence, one genomic interval encodes:
- the LOC141020722 gene encoding uncharacterized protein, whose product MLVRLPPKSILRCRAVSPAWHRATSARDFLLAHHARQPALPLFRGYSEDQPSIDIITCDHRAADQLQSVAHLDQAPGFFPVACYDVLLVLHPYRRVPTLLLCLEADAQSGSYVFTLGSGQPPRHIRGPDAEELMNSTGSLLFHGSLHWHIDNLIMVFDTTTELFWQMRSPIVPGHGNAGLFEMGDLLGMYTLNEEGSIVDVWVMQGYEGQVWASKGRVELPIAEIRREFENFCGFWYVEAAYWDGDVLVLAKLDNDCLLQLDIDGKLVAI is encoded by the exons ATGCTCGTTCGCCTGCCCCCCAAATCCATCCTCCGCTGCCGTGCCGTCTCCCCCGCCTGGCACCGCGCCACCTCGGCTCGCGACTTCCTCCTCGCCCACCACGCCCGCCAGCCCGCCCTCCCCCTCTTCCGCGGCTACAGTGAAGACCAACCCTCCATAGACATCATCACCTGCGACCACCGAGCAGCCGACCAGCTCCAGTCGGTTGCACATCTCGACCAAGCCCCCGGCTTCTTTCCCGTGGCCTGCTATGACGTCCTCCTTGTCTTACAC CCCTACAGGCGAGTACCAACACTATTGCTCTGCCTGGAAGCTGATGCTCAAAGTGGCTCCTACGTCTTCACATTAGGCTCTGGCCAGCCGCCGAGGCACATAAGGGGCCCTGATGCCGAAGAACTGATGAATTCCACTGGATCTCTTCTTTTCCATGGTAGCTTGCATTGGCACATAGACAACCTGATAATGGTATTTGACACCACCACTGAGTTGTTCTGGCAGATGCGCTCTCCTATTGTTCCCGGCCATGGCAATGCTGGCCTGTTTGAGATGGGTGACTTGCTTGGCATGTACACTCTTAATGAGGAAGGGTCCATTGTTGATGTCTGGGTGATGCAGGGCTATGAAGGCCAAGTTTGGGCCTCCAAAGGCCGGGTTGAATTGCCGATTGCAGAGATAAGGAGGGAATTTGAAAACTTTTGCGGTTTTTGGTATGTGGAGGCTGCCTATTGGGATGGTGATGTGCTCGTGCTGGCCAAACTTGACAATGACTGTCTACTTCAGCTTGACATCGATGGCAAGTTGGTTGCTATATAG